The Anaerolineae bacterium genomic sequence CAACACCGCCTCGGACACCAACACCGCCAACGCCCAGGCCGACCTCTCCGTCACCAAGGACGACGGCCTGACCGTGGTGGCCCCCGGCGCTACGGTGACCTACACCATCACCGTGCGCAATGCCGGCCCCAGCGACGCTCTGAACGCCACAGTGAGCGACGCCAAACCGACGCAGATCGCCAGTTGGGAATGGACCTGCACGGCCACAGGCGGCGCCACCTGCTCCGGCTCCGCCGGCCCCATCACCTCCAACTTCACCGACACCGTGGACCTGCCAGCCGGCTCAAGCATCACCTACACCGTCACCGCTTCCATCGCCTCCTCCGCCACCGGCGACCTCACCAACACCGTCTCCGTGGCCACGCCTGCCGGCGTCACCGACCCCACCCCCGTCAACGACTCGGCCGGCGACACGGACCGCATCCTCGCCACCGGCACCGGGGACCTGACCAAGACGCTGGTGGCCACCAACCAGACCTTCACCACCGGTACCCAGGTGGCCATTGGCGAAATCCTTACCTACGAGGTGACCTTCATCGTACCCGCGGGCGGCACCCTGAGCAACCTGACCCTCACCGACATCCTCGACCGCGGCCTGGTCTTCGTGGCCTGCGAGAACATCGCGGCTTCCGCCGGCATCACCACCACCCTGCCCGGCGGCTTTGCCGATGCCTGCAGCGCGCCCACCAACCCCACCGTGCACACCGAACCGACGGGAAGCGCCAACCCCGCCGACGCCGGGCGCAAAGTCGTCTTCGATCTGGGCACGGTGAGCAACCCCAGCGCCGGCGACGGCACGGTGACCATCCGCTACACGGTGGTCGTGCTGGACAATGTGGAAAACCAGTCCGGCGTGTCCCTGACCAACAGGGCCACGCTGACCTGGGGTGGCGGTTCCCTGACAGTCTCGGCTCCCCAGGTGCGCATCCAGGAGCCCGACCTCAGCCTGGGCAAAGCCGCCACGCCCACGGTGGTGTTGCCCGACGAGCCCATCACCTTCACCCTCACCGTGCAACATACGGCCCAGAGCGAGACGAACGCTTACGATGTGGTCCTCACCGATGTCTTGCCGAGGCAGATGACCTATGTCGCCGCCAGCCTGGCATCGGTGGATGGACCGACGCCTACCAGTATGGGCTACGACCCGCTCACCCGCACCATCACCGTCACCTGGGACACCTTCCCCCTGGATGCCACGGCCCACATCACCTTCCAGGCCACGCTGGACACGGTGCCCGGTGACCGGGTGACCAACGAGGCCTCACTGGCCTGGAGCAGTCTCCCCGGCGATGTGACCACCCCGCAATCGCCTTACAACGCCCTCTCCACCGAACGGTTCTACGACCCGGCCAGCCCGGCCGACATCTACGGTACCACCAGCACCGCCGAGGTGCGCATGGCCCTCCCCGAAACCGGCTTCGCCCCAGGTCGGGTGACTCCCTTGCCGGTCCAACAGGTGCCTTACAGCGGCCTGGACGGCCTGGTGCTCGAAATCCCCAAACTCGGCGTCCGCGTGCCCATCGTGGGCGTGCCGCGCACCGAGGCGGGCTGGGACCTGACCTGGTTGTGGGACAATGTGGGCTGGCTGGAAGGCACGGCTTTCCCCACCTGGGCGGGGAACACCGGTCTGACGGCCCACAACTATCTGCCCGACGGCCAGCCCGGCCCCTTTGCCCACCTCTACGATCTGCGCTGGGGCGATCAGATCATCATCCACGCCTCCGGCCAGCGCTACATCTACGAGGTCCGGCATGTCCGTCTGGTCGCCCCCAACGACACCTCGGTGCTCGGCCACAAAGAACGGGACTGGCTGACGCTCATCACCTGCCATACCTACGACGAAGCGCGGCAGGCCTACCGCTACCGCGTCATCGTCCAGGCCGTGCTGGTCGCGGTAGAAGCCGGGCCGTGATCCCCATGGGCGCTTCCCGGACACCTTTGGTCCTATAGACTTCGGGGCGGAGACGGGCTCTCCGCCCCGAAAAACACACCGGACGCCATGGGTCTGGCGACAAAACCGCCTGTCCCATGGCGTCCGGCCTTCTGGCTACACGAAGTCTCAGCCCCGCCCCTACCCCATCCGGCTCAGCGCATCGCCTTTCGTCACCTGGTGCACCACCACGCCCAGAATGTGGACCGCGATCAACCCCGCGAACACCCACTTGTAGTTCACATGTACCACCGCGGCCTTCAAGCCTCCAGTGCCCGCCGATAGTTGGGGAACCGGCTGACGATGGCCTGCAAAATCTCCCCGGCCTCCTGGGGCGTCAGCCCGGCGCCGAAGGCCACCACCTCCCCGGCCCCGTTCAGGCGCAACAGGCCCTGCTCCACCTCTTTGGCCGTGGGGTACGGCGTGGCGACCCACATCTCCTCGATGCGCCCAGCCGGATACCGCCGCATGCGCCCCAGCCCCAGGATCTCCCGGCGCACCTCCAGGGCCTCATAGGTCACACGGAGGCGTTCCCGACCGAAGGACATCCACAGCCCCGGCGCCAGTCAGGACACCAAAGCCCATCCAGAAGCCCAGCCAAACCAGCGTGAACGCCACCGGCATCCAGAAATCCCCCGCGCTTTCCCGCCAGGCTGGCTGGTACCCCGACCGGGCTGCCAGGAACCCTACCGCCCGCTACCTCCCCTAAGGTCCAGCCATCCAGCCAGAGGGTCAAAAAGAGCCAGGTGTCTATCGGCCTGGGTGCCAAAACTACAACCTCCAACACGCCCCCTTCCTCGCGGAGATGGTAACGCCTTTTGGCGCTCAAGGGGAAACTTGCAGGGGCATTCTCCCTCCCGCGCTACGAAGAGGCCAGCACGGCCTCCAATGCCGTCACCACCTGGTCCACCTGCTCGCGGGTGATGACCAGCGGCGGCAGGAAGCGAATCACCGTCAGCCCGGCCGGGAGGGCCAGCACGCCGTGTTCCAGCAACGCCTGGATGTAGGGGGGCACTTTCTGCTTGAGTTCCACGCCCAGCATCAGGCCCAGGCCGCGCACCTCGCGGATGAGGGGGCTCTGAATCGCCCGTAGCCGCTCCAGGAAGTACGCGCCCACCTCGGCCGCCCGCTGAGGCAGGTTTTCCTCTTCAAGCACCTCCAGCGCCGCCAGCGACGCGGCCGCGGCCACGGGGTTGCCGCCGAAGGTGGTGCCGTGGATGCCCGGCTTGAGAGGCGCCACCCGCTCGCCCAGCAACACCGCACCCATGGGGATTCCGCCAGCGATGCCCTTGGCCAGGGTCACCAGGTCGGGCTGCACGCCGTAGTGCTGGAAGGCGAAAAGTTTGCCCGTGCGGCCCATGCCGCTCTGGATCTCGTCCACGATGAGCAGGCCCCCCCGTTCCTGGCAGACGGCCTGGGCGCGCTGCAAGAACTCCGGCGTGGCCGGGTGGATGCCGCCCTCGCCCTGCACCACCTCCAGAATTACGGCGGCAGTCTCCTCAGTCACGGCCTCGTCCAGGGCCTCCGGTTTGTTGAAGGGGATGTGGGTGAAGCCGGGGACCAGGGGCTCGAAGGGGGTGCGGTATTTTTTATTCCAGGTGGCGGAAAGGGCCCCTAAAGTCCGGCCATGGAAGCCCCGCATGGCGGCCACGATGCCGGGGCGGCCAGTGCTAAAGCGGGCGAACTTGATGGCCGCTTCCACGGCCTCGGTGCCCGAATTGCAGAGGAAAACCCGATCCATGCCCGGCACCAGATTGCCCAGGCGCTTCAACAGGCGGGCGCGGGTGTCGTTGTAAAACATTTCGGGGCAGGTGATCAGCCGGGCGGCCTGCTCGGCCACGGCCTGGGCCACTTTGGGATGACTGTGGCCGATGTTGGCCACGCCGTGCCCGGCCACGCAATCAATGTACGCCCGGCCCTGGTCGTCCCACACCACAGCGCCTTCACCCCGGACGATGGTCACCGGCCGCTTGACATACAGGCCGGAGGTGTAACGCGATTCAAGGGCTTGCCAATCCATCAGAAGAGCCTCCTTGAAAATTCCTGCCTCCGTGAGTGGGTTGACCACTCAATAGGATCACCGAAATCCGTGGTGAGCCTGCAAACTGCGATAGCGGAAGGACTGCTCCCGCAGGGCGCGGATGGCGGCCACGGCGGCCGCGGCGGCCGAGAGGGTGGTGATCAGGGGCACCCGGTGCTCCCAGGCGGCCGCCCGGATGCGGGCGCCGTCGCTGTGGGCCTGCGCCCCCAAGGGGGTGTTGATCACCAATTGCACCCACCCTTCGCGGATGGCGTCCACCACATGGGAGGAACCTTGGGAGACTTTGTTCACTGGCGTCACTTCCAGCCCCACGCGGCGCAGGTAGGCCGCCGTGCCGGGGGTGGCGTAGAGGCGAAAGCCCAGGCGGGCCAGGTCGCGGGCGATTTTGGCCGCCGCACCCTTGTCGTAATCGTTCACGCTGAGCAACACCGCGCCCTCGGTGGGCAGGGGCATCCCAGCGGCCATCTGGGCTTTGGCGAAAGCGTGCCCAAAGTGGGCCGCGTGGCCCATGACCTCGCCGGTGCTGCGCATTTCGGGGCCCAGCACGGCCGGGCTGCCCACCAACTTGGCAAAGGGCAACACCGCCTCTTTGACGAAGAACCCGTCCACGCGCGGCTCCTCGGTCACTCCCAACTCGTCTAAAGTGCGCCCGGCCATCACCTGGGTGGCGATGCGGGCCAGGTTCAGCCCCGTGGCCTTGCTCACATAGGGCACGGTGCGCGACGCGCGGGGGTTGACCTCCAGCACATACACGATGTCGTCCTTAATAGCGAACTGAAGGTTCATCAACCCGCGCACGCCCAGGGACAGCCCCAGGCGGGTGGTGTATTCGCGGATAATCTCCAGGTGGTAGGCACTGATTTTGTAGGGCGGCAACACGCACGCCGAATCGCCCGAATGCACCCCGGCCTCTTCGATATGCTGCATGATGGCGCCGATGACCACCCGGTGCCCGTCGGCCAGGGCGTCCACCTCCACCTCGTAGGCATCGTCGAGGAAACGATCCAGCAGCACCGGCTGGCCGGGCGCAGCGGCAAAAGCCTCGCCCACGAAGCGTTCCAGTTCCTCGGGCGCGTGGACGATGGCCATGGCCCGTCCCCCCAGGACGAAGGAGGGCCGCACCAGCACCGGATAGCCCAGCCGCCCGGCGATCTGCCGCGCCTCGGCCGGCGTGCGGGCGATGCCGTGCTCGGGCTGCGGAATGCCCAAGCGTTCCAGCAGCGCGGCGAAGCGCTCCCGGTCCTCGGCCAGGCGGATGGCCTCCGGCGGCGTGCCCAGGATGGGCACCCCGGCCCGCTCCAGGCCCTCGGCCAGGTTGAGAGGCGTCTGCCCGCCAAACTGGACGATGACGCCCTGGGGGCGCTCCTTTTCTACCACCTCCAGCACATGCTCCAAGGTCAGCGGCTCAAAATACAGCCGGTCGGCGGTGTCGTAGTCGGTGGAGACGGTTTCAGGGTTGCAGTTGAGCATGATGGACTCGTAACCCATCTCCGACAGGGCAAAAGCCGCCTGACAGCAGCAGTAGTCGAACTCGATGCCCTGCCCGATGCGGTTGGGGCCGCTGCCCAGGATGAGCACCTTGGGCCGTTCGGTGGGCCGGGCCTCATCGGCCAACTCATAGGCGCTATACAGGTATGGCGTCTGGGCCTCGAACTCGGCGGCACAGGTATCCACCCGGCGGTAGGTGGGACGCACGCCCAGACGCTCCCGCAGGGCGCGCACACGCTCGGCTCGCTCGGTCACCGGGGCTTCGGGCACCAGCCAGGGCCACAGGCGGGCCAAATGGGCGTCGGCGAAGCCCATCCGCTTGGCCTGCCGCAGCCGGCGGGCCAGGTCGGGTTCGGGCGCGGCCGCCGAAATGGCCCGCAGTTGGGCCTCCATCTCAGCCACCTGTTGCATCTGGGCCACGAACCAGGGGTCGTATCCGGTAGCCGCAGCGACTTTCTCCGAGGGGTGGCCGGCCTGCAGGGCGCGGTAGGCCCTGAACATCCGGTCCGGATGGGGCACGGCCAGTTCCTCCGGGGTGGGCACCGGCACCGGGTCGCGGTCCGGCCCAGAGCCGTCCAGGGCATCCACGCCCATTTCCAGGGACTGCACGGCTTTGTGCAGCGCCTGGGGAAAGGTCACGCCCAGGGCCATCACCTCTCCCACCGACTTCATCTGCGGACCCAGGGTGGGGTCTGCCCCCGGAAACTTCTCAAAGGCCCAGCGGGGGATCTTGACCACCACATAGTCCAGCGAAGGCTCGAAGGCGGCGCGGGTCTCGCCGGTGATGTCGTTGACGATTTCGTCCAGAGTGAAACCCACGGCCACCAGGGCGGCGATTTTGGCGATGGGGAAACCGGTGGCCTTGGAGGCCAGGGCCGAGGAGCGGGAGACGCGGGGGTTCATCTCGATGACCACGGTTCGGCCGGTGCGCGGGTCCACGGCGAACTGGACGTTGGCGCCGCCGGTTTCGACGCCCACAGCCGACACGACCCGCCGGGCCAGGTCGCGCAGGCGCTGGTATTCGGGGTCGGTGAGGGTCATGGCCGGGGCCACGGTGATGCTATCGCCGGTGTGGACGCCCATGGGATCGAGATTCTCAATGCTGCACACCACCACAAAGTTGTCGGCCCCGTCGCGCATGACCTCCAACTCGTACTCTTTCCAGCCCAGCACCGACTCTTCAAGCCAGGCGCGGCCGATGGGCGAGGCGCCCAGGGCGTGGTGCACGGCCTCGTCCAGGTCTTCGGGCTGCTGCACCCACGAGGCGCCGGTGCCGCCCAGGGCAAAGGACGCCCGCACCAGCAGGGGGTAGCCGATTTCGGCGGCCAGGGCGCGGGCCTCCTCTAACGAGGCCACAGCGCCCCCTTTGGGCACGGGGAGGCCGGCGCGAATCAGGGTTTCTCGGAAGCGCTGCCGGTCCTCAGCCGCGCGGATGGCGTCCAGGTTGGCGCCGATGAGCCGCACGCCGTAGCGATCCAGCACGCCGCGCTCGCTGAGGGCCAGGGCCAAGTTGAGGCCGGTCTGCCCCCCCACGGTGGGCAGCAGAGCATCGGGCCGCTCCTGGGCGATGATGGCCTCGAGCACTTCGGGGGTCAGGGGCTCGATGTAGGTCGCGTCGGCCAGGTCGGGGTCGGTCATGATGGTGGCCGGGTTGCTGTTGACCAACACGATACGGTAGCCCACGGCGCGCAGGGCTTTGACCGCCTGGGTGCCGGAGTAATCGAACTCCGCCGCCTGGCCGATGGTGATGGCGCCGGAGCCGGGGATCAGGATGGTGTGAATGTCGTCACGCTTAGGCACGGGGAACCTCAGGGGAAAAGACGAGGCACAACGCCTCATCCCGCTCCTCCCGCATAGCCTGGAGGTCTTCAGGCGTATGGACCAAATCGGGAGCATGTTCAGCAATCCATTGCGCGGCCCGCTCCAGTTCGGCCAGCACTTGTCGCCGGCGTTGGCGCCGGGCCTCGGCATCCTCAGCCAGAGCACGCTCCAGCGCCTCGCGCACGAACTGAGACATGCTCATCCCCCGCCCTTCGGCCGCCTGGCGCAGGCGACGGTACAGGTCTTCGGTGAGCATGAACTGCACCCGGGTATACATAAGCCACCTCCATCAGCACACAGCATTCCACATCATTCCACGCTCAGTGTAGCGGGAAAGGCAGCGGTCTATCAAGATGAAGACACCCGCCTGCCCACACCTCTGCGTTCTCCGCACCCTCTGCGTCTTTGCGCTCCCGCGTCTCTGCGCCCTCCGCGCTTCAAAGCGGCACCAGGTCGCCGCACTCCAAAACAAAATCCGCGCTCATCCGTGTCCTTCCGCGTCATCCGTGGTCTCTTTCTGCACCAGACCCATGAAGGCGTCGAACAGGCCAAACGCATCGTGGGGGCCGGGGGCGGCTTCGGGATGAAACTGGACGCTGAAGACCGGACGGTCCTTGAGGCGCATCCCTTCCAGCGAGCCGTCGTTCAGGCTGAGGTGGGTGATCTCCACCTCCGCAGGCAGGGTGTCGGCATCCACAAAGTAGTTGTGGTTCTGCGAGGTGATGAGCACCCGGCCGGAGCGCAGGTCTTGCACGGGATGGTTGCCGCCGTGGTGGCCGAACTTGAGGCGGCGGGTGCGGCCGCCCAGGGCCAGGCCCAGCAACTGATGGCCCAGACAGATGCCCAGCAGGGGTAGCCCGGCGTCGAGTAGGCCGCGGGTGGCCTCAACCGCATAGGGCAGCCCGGCCGGGTCACCAGGACCGTTCGACAGCACCACCCCGTCGGGTTGCAGAGCCAGGGTTTCCTCGGCCGGGGTAAAGGCAGGCACCACGGTGACCCGCGCGCCACGGGCCAACAGATGGCGCAAAATGTTGCGCTTGGCACCAAAGTCGTACACCACAACATGCGGGGGCATCTCGGTCTCACGCATCCCTTCAGGGAAGTGGAGCGTAGAGCGGAGCGTCGCATCGCCCGGCCAGGGGTGGGAACGCGCACAGGTCACCTCGCGCACCATATCGCGCCCGTCCAGGCCGGGCCAGGCCCGGGCCCGGCGCAACAACACTTCGGCCGGGGTGCCCTGGGTCGAAAGGGCGGCTTTGAGGGTGCCCTGATCGCGCAGTTTGCGGGTCAAGTAGCGGGTATCCACCCCGGCAATGCCCGGCACGCCGTGGTGGGCCAGCCACTCGGCCAGGGTACGCTTGGCCCGCCAGTTAGACACCACCGGGCTCAGGGAGCGCAACACCACCGTCTCCACCTGGGGGCGCGCGGACTCGAAATCCTCGGCGTTGATGCCCACGTTGCCGATGTGGGGCGCAGTGAACAACACCCCCTGCCCGCGATACGAGGGGTCGGTGAGGATTTCCTGGTAGCCGGTCATGCTGGTGTTGAACACCAGTTCAAACACCGCATCGGCCGGCGCGCCCAGGGCCTCGCCGGCCAACACCGTGCCGTCTTCTAAGGCCAGTGTCGCTGTGGGCATACTGTACTCCCAGAAAAGCCCAGGGGCACCACCAAGCCCCCGGCTTGCCATCACATTACCGCACCCAACGCCACACCGTAGGCAACAACGCCCCGGCGATGAGTGCCTTGAGCACATCGCCTAAGACAAAGGGGGCCAATCCCAAAACCAGCACCCGCTGCGGGCCCACGAAAAGAGCCAGCCAGGCCAGGCCTGGCAGGTACAGGGCTACCTCGGCCAGCAAAAAGACCAGCCAGGCGGTCCGCCCCCGGCGGTCCCAGCCCTGTTCAGCCATAAAGCCGGCCACCCAGGCCGCAGCCACAAAGCCCACCAGATACCCGCCGGTGGGGCCCAGAAGGTGCGCCAGCCCGGAACCGCCGCCGGCGAACACCGGCAGCCCGGCCAACCCCTCAGCCAGATACAACAACACCGCCAACGCCCCCCGCCGGGGGCCCAGCGCCGCGCCCACCAAGAGCACCGCCAGCGTCTGCCCGGTGATGGGTACGGGCGTAAAAAGCAAAGGCACGCGCACCTGAGCTAACAGGGCGATGAACAGACTGGCGCCCAACAGCAGCGCCAAGTTGGCCCGCCGCGACAGCGGCGGCACCAATACCGTGCGGGGGTAGGTCAAGGTTCTCAGGGCCATCATCCACTCCTTTCAGAAAACAAGGGTTACCCAAAGAGGGAACACCCAGCCCGGAGCGAAGTCACGCCCCAGCAGGGGGCGTAAAGGCGGCGGTGGCACCCAACGCCGTGACCGCCCGCGCCCCGGTCATATTACCCACCCGCAGCGCGCTATAAAAGGAAGCGTTCCGAAGCCGCGCCGCAATGAACCCGGCGGCAAAAGCGTCCCCGGCCCCGGTGGTGTCCACCACCTCGCGGACCTCCGGGGCGGGCACCCGCCCCTGGAAATCCGGCGACCACCCATAGGATCCGGCAGCACCCAGTTTGACTACCGCCCTGCGGGCGCCGCGTTCTCCCAAGGCCGTGGCGATGTCCTCCGGGTCGCGGTGACCGGTCAGGCGGTATCCCTCGTGGGCGTTGCAGAAGAACACATCCAGCAGGGGCAACAAAGGCCACAGCGGAGCCGAATCGTCCATGGCCGGCGAAGTGACCACATCCAGCGAGACCCGCATTCCGGCGGCATGGGCCCGGGCGAGCACGGGGGCCAGGGCCGTGGTCAGCAATCCAGGGAGCACAAAGTAGCCCGCCAGGTGAAGCCACTTCGCCCCGACCTTAGCATAGGCCTCCGGTCGCAACCGTGTTGGCGTCAGGTAAGCGTTGGCCCCAGGGGTATGGATAAAGCGGGGCTGCCGCTCGTGATCCACCAGGCCCACACTGACCGCCGTGGGGGCGTCCACGGTTTCCACGAAACGGTCATCCACCCCAAAGGTCTGCCAGGTGCGACGGGCAAGGGCAGCCGCCTCATCGGCGCCCACACAAGCGGCGATGCCCGTGGAAAGGCCCAACGATGCCAGCACCACGGCCGTGTTCGAGGCACACCCACCCGGCCCCACCGCCGCCTGCTCGAAAGCGATGGATTCATGGCGGGGCACTTCGTCCACCGGGTAGCAGAGGACATCTAAGGTGACATTGCCTACTACAATGGCTTCCATCGCAACCACGAGCATCACCACAGGAAAGGCAACCAGGGGGTTGAAGGCGGTGGGCTGCAGATACCCAGCGGTCAAGGGCAGGGGCCTGACCTAAGCGATCGTCGTGCCGCCGCCCGCCAGGGCGTGGCGAATCGGTTGGGCAATGCGGCCGTCGGCGATGATCACCCGCGCCACACCGCCCGCCAGCGCCTCCTGGGCGCCCAACACCTTTTTTTTCATGCGCCCCTGGGCGTATTCCAGGGCGGCTTCCACCTGAGAGGCCGGCAGGTGAGGGATCAGGCTGCTTTCGTCAGGGAAGTTGCGCAACAGTCCCGGCGCGGCGGTGAGCAGGAGTAGCGTATCGGCCTGCAAGGCCGCAGCGATCATGGCCGCCGCCCGATCCGCATCCACGTTCAGCGCCTCGCCCGCCTCGCTCACCGCCAAGGGGGCCACGACCGGTGTGTACCCGGCTTCGAGCAGCAAACACAACAGGGCAGCGTTGACGGTCTGGATTTTCCCGGTGTAGTCTCCGCGCAAAATCTTGCGCTTGCCGTTCTCCACGATGCGGATGCTGCCTTTGCGTTTGGCGCGAAGCAACCGGCCATCGAGGCCGCTCAGGCCCAAAGCGTTCACCCCGCGCTGCTGCAACTGCTCCACCAGCAGGGTGT encodes the following:
- a CDS encoding [LysW]-aminoadipate kinase encodes the protein MTLVVKLGGTEGVDFAAACEDIATLVAQGEKVVVVHGGSAEANALGEALERPPRFVTSPSGFTSRYTDRPTLEIFAAAVNGKVNTLLVEQLQQRGVNALGLSGLDGRLLRAKRKGSIRIVENGKRKILRGDYTGKIQTVNAALLCLLLEAGYTPVVAPLAVSEAGEALNVDADRAAAMIAAALQADTLLLLTAAPGLLRNFPDESSLIPHLPASQVEAALEYAQGRMKKKVLGAQEALAGGVARVIIADGRIAQPIRHALAGGGTTIA
- the carB gene encoding carbamoyl-phosphate synthase large subunit codes for the protein MPKRDDIHTILIPGSGAITIGQAAEFDYSGTQAVKALRAVGYRIVLVNSNPATIMTDPDLADATYIEPLTPEVLEAIIAQERPDALLPTVGGQTGLNLALALSERGVLDRYGVRLIGANLDAIRAAEDRQRFRETLIRAGLPVPKGGAVASLEEARALAAEIGYPLLVRASFALGGTGASWVQQPEDLDEAVHHALGASPIGRAWLEESVLGWKEYELEVMRDGADNFVVVCSIENLDPMGVHTGDSITVAPAMTLTDPEYQRLRDLARRVVSAVGVETGGANVQFAVDPRTGRTVVIEMNPRVSRSSALASKATGFPIAKIAALVAVGFTLDEIVNDITGETRAAFEPSLDYVVVKIPRWAFEKFPGADPTLGPQMKSVGEVMALGVTFPQALHKAVQSLEMGVDALDGSGPDRDPVPVPTPEELAVPHPDRMFRAYRALQAGHPSEKVAAATGYDPWFVAQMQQVAEMEAQLRAISAAAPEPDLARRLRQAKRMGFADAHLARLWPWLVPEAPVTERAERVRALRERLGVRPTYRRVDTCAAEFEAQTPYLYSAYELADEARPTERPKVLILGSGPNRIGQGIEFDYCCCQAAFALSEMGYESIMLNCNPETVSTDYDTADRLYFEPLTLEHVLEVVEKERPQGVIVQFGGQTPLNLAEGLERAGVPILGTPPEAIRLAEDRERFAALLERLGIPQPEHGIARTPAEARQIAGRLGYPVLVRPSFVLGGRAMAIVHAPEELERFVGEAFAAAPGQPVLLDRFLDDAYEVEVDALADGHRVVIGAIMQHIEEAGVHSGDSACVLPPYKISAYHLEIIREYTTRLGLSLGVRGLMNLQFAIKDDIVYVLEVNPRASRTVPYVSKATGLNLARIATQVMAGRTLDELGVTEEPRVDGFFVKEAVLPFAKLVGSPAVLGPEMRSTGEVMGHAAHFGHAFAKAQMAAGMPLPTEGAVLLSVNDYDKGAAAKIARDLARLGFRLYATPGTAAYLRRVGLEVTPVNKVSQGSSHVVDAIREGWVQLVINTPLGAQAHSDGARIRAAAWEHRVPLITTLSAAAAAVAAIRALREQSFRYRSLQAHHGFR
- a CDS encoding carbohydrate kinase family protein: MEAIVVGNVTLDVLCYPVDEVPRHESIAFEQAAVGPGGCASNTAVVLASLGLSTGIAACVGADEAAALARRTWQTFGVDDRFVETVDAPTAVSVGLVDHERQPRFIHTPGANAYLTPTRLRPEAYAKVGAKWLHLAGYFVLPGLLTTALAPVLARAHAAGMRVSLDVVTSPAMDDSAPLWPLLPLLDVFFCNAHEGYRLTGHRDPEDIATALGERGARRAVVKLGAAGSYGWSPDFQGRVPAPEVREVVDTTGAGDAFAAGFIAARLRNASFYSALRVGNMTGARAVTALGATAAFTPPAGA
- a CDS encoding sortase, whose product is NTASDTNTANAQADLSVTKDDGLTVVAPGATVTYTITVRNAGPSDALNATVSDAKPTQIASWEWTCTATGGATCSGSAGPITSNFTDTVDLPAGSSITYTVTASIASSATGDLTNTVSVATPAGVTDPTPVNDSAGDTDRILATGTGDLTKTLVATNQTFTTGTQVAIGEILTYEVTFIVPAGGTLSNLTLTDILDRGLVFVACENIAASAGITTTLPGGFADACSAPTNPTVHTEPTGSANPADAGRKVVFDLGTVSNPSAGDGTVTIRYTVVVLDNVENQSGVSLTNRATLTWGGGSLTVSAPQVRIQEPDLSLGKAATPTVVLPDEPITFTLTVQHTAQSETNAYDVVLTDVLPRQMTYVAASLASVDGPTPTSMGYDPLTRTITVTWDTFPLDATAHITFQATLDTVPGDRVTNEASLAWSSLPGDVTTPQSPYNALSTERFYDPASPADIYGTTSTAEVRMALPETGFAPGRVTPLPVQQVPYSGLDGLVLEIPKLGVRVPIVGVPRTEAGWDLTWLWDNVGWLEGTAFPTWAGNTGLTAHNYLPDGQPGPFAHLYDLRWGDQIIIHASGQRYIYEVRHVRLVAPNDTSVLGHKERDWLTLITCHTYDEARQAYRYRVIVQAVLVAVEAGP
- a CDS encoding ribbon-helix-helix protein, CopG family yields the protein MYTRVQFMLTEDLYRRLRQAAEGRGMSMSQFVREALERALAEDAEARRQRRRQVLAELERAAQWIAEHAPDLVHTPEDLQAMREERDEALCLVFSPEVPRA
- a CDS encoding biotin transporter BioY, translating into MALRTLTYPRTVLVPPLSRRANLALLLGASLFIALLAQVRVPLLFTPVPITGQTLAVLLVGAALGPRRGALAVLLYLAEGLAGLPVFAGGGSGLAHLLGPTGGYLVGFVAAAWVAGFMAEQGWDRRGRTAWLVFLLAEVALYLPGLAWLALFVGPQRVLVLGLAPFVLGDVLKALIAGALLPTVWRWVR
- the carA gene encoding glutamine-hydrolyzing carbamoyl-phosphate synthase small subunit, encoding MPTATLALEDGTVLAGEALGAPADAVFELVFNTSMTGYQEILTDPSYRGQGVLFTAPHIGNVGINAEDFESARPQVETVVLRSLSPVVSNWRAKRTLAEWLAHHGVPGIAGVDTRYLTRKLRDQGTLKAALSTQGTPAEVLLRRARAWPGLDGRDMVREVTCARSHPWPGDATLRSTLHFPEGMRETEMPPHVVVYDFGAKRNILRHLLARGARVTVVPAFTPAEETLALQPDGVVLSNGPGDPAGLPYAVEATRGLLDAGLPLLGICLGHQLLGLALGGRTRRLKFGHHGGNHPVQDLRSGRVLITSQNHNYFVDADTLPAEVEITHLSLNDGSLEGMRLKDRPVFSVQFHPEAAPGPHDAFGLFDAFMGLVQKETTDDAEGHG
- a CDS encoding aspartate aminotransferase family protein, producing MDWQALESRYTSGLYVKRPVTIVRGEGAVVWDDQGRAYIDCVAGHGVANIGHSHPKVAQAVAEQAARLITCPEMFYNDTRARLLKRLGNLVPGMDRVFLCNSGTEAVEAAIKFARFSTGRPGIVAAMRGFHGRTLGALSATWNKKYRTPFEPLVPGFTHIPFNKPEALDEAVTEETAAVILEVVQGEGGIHPATPEFLQRAQAVCQERGGLLIVDEIQSGMGRTGKLFAFQHYGVQPDLVTLAKGIAGGIPMGAVLLGERVAPLKPGIHGTTFGGNPVAAAASLAALEVLEEENLPQRAAEVGAYFLERLRAIQSPLIREVRGLGLMLGVELKQKVPPYIQALLEHGVLALPAGLTVIRFLPPLVITREQVDQVVTALEAVLASS